The following coding sequences are from one Candidatus Nitronereus thalassa window:
- a CDS encoding dicarboxylate/amino acid:cation symporter, whose amino-acid sequence MVIGALAGGVLGAMAPEAAQHVVVLGDLWIRMLQMLVVPLIISSIIQGVGSLGDIRHLGRLGGVTVAYYLITSGLAIILGMILVKLIQPGVGADITAAVAPLGTEAAVKHGWIDLLRGFISPNIFASATQGDLLPLVIFSLAFGAVLTTVGEKGQLVINIFEGIFAAIMKLVHLVMWIGPIGVFGLVAGRLAIAGGSEGIVALLVGLGLFTITVIVGLVIHAGISLGLILHLAGQRHPFTYMGFLGAALTSAFATASSSATLPLTMEGVERAGIRTRSSRFVLPIGATVNMDGSALYEAVAAVFIAQAWGIDLPVTALMALFIVATVSTIGAAGIPEAGLVTMVVVLQAVGLPLEGLGLLLAIDWLIDRFRTAVNVWGDAVGAAVVDRYVPG is encoded by the coding sequence ATGGTTATCGGTGCGCTTGCCGGGGGAGTCCTTGGAGCCATGGCTCCCGAGGCCGCTCAACACGTTGTCGTCCTTGGAGATCTGTGGATTCGAATGCTCCAGATGCTCGTGGTTCCCTTGATCATCTCATCTATTATCCAAGGAGTAGGCTCCTTGGGGGATATTCGCCATTTGGGAAGATTGGGTGGTGTCACAGTGGCGTATTATCTGATCACTTCAGGACTCGCCATTATTCTGGGGATGATTCTCGTCAAACTGATTCAACCTGGTGTAGGTGCCGATATCACCGCTGCAGTAGCCCCGCTCGGGACCGAGGCGGCAGTAAAACATGGTTGGATTGATCTGTTACGAGGATTTATTTCTCCCAATATTTTCGCATCCGCCACCCAAGGAGATCTCCTGCCCTTGGTGATATTTTCCCTCGCCTTTGGAGCAGTCCTAACGACCGTTGGGGAAAAGGGCCAGTTAGTCATCAACATCTTTGAAGGCATCTTTGCTGCCATCATGAAGCTGGTCCATCTCGTAATGTGGATCGGCCCCATCGGAGTGTTTGGATTGGTCGCCGGCCGCCTGGCCATTGCGGGCGGCAGTGAGGGCATTGTCGCGCTCTTAGTAGGCCTCGGATTATTCACGATCACGGTTATCGTCGGACTAGTCATCCATGCGGGGATCAGCCTGGGACTGATTTTACATCTAGCCGGCCAGCGCCATCCCTTTACGTATATGGGCTTTCTAGGCGCGGCCCTCACCAGTGCATTTGCTACGGCAAGTTCATCGGCCACCCTGCCCTTGACTATGGAAGGGGTTGAACGCGCCGGTATCAGGACACGATCCAGTCGGTTTGTCCTCCCGATTGGAGCCACGGTCAACATGGACGGATCGGCTTTATACGAAGCGGTCGCAGCCGTGTTTATTGCCCAAGCTTGGGGAATTGATTTACCAGTGACCGCCCTTATGGCTCTATTCATTGTGGCCACCGTATCAACCATCGGAGCGGCGGGAATTCCCGAAGCGGGTCTGGTTACCATGGTGGTCGTCTTACAAGCAGTTGGGTTGCCTCTTGAAGGATTAGGACTGCTTTTAGCCATCGACTGGCTAATTGATCGATTCAGAACCGCCGTAAATGTGTGGGGTGACGCCGTCGGAGCAGCGGTTGTGGACCGGTATGTTCCAGGCTAA
- a CDS encoding argininosuccinate synthase yields METTFTYQKIASHEARKGTFDTCVLLYSGGLDTSIMLKWIAEAYNCSIVALTVDVGQLHEDLEAVKAKAIKLGAKEAVVVDAREEFAEKLLSRAIKANADYQGGYPLSTPLARVTLSEIAVRVAQERGIKVIAHGSTGKGNDQVRFENYITTLDATMKVIAPVREWSMGRDEQIDYAKQHDIPIKQNKQYLYSHDDNMWGSTNEGGDIENPACIPDLNKFLQVCVPPEKAPDAAEVLTVGFYKGVPCSINGEDLSLSQVIEQANTVGARHGVGIVHLTEDRLVGLKVRGVYEAPGAEILIKAHFNLEKLVNTRDLNELKKLLDEKWAYMCYGAKWYDPSMDAIHAFQDSANQYVNGTVKVKLYKGKAEVVAMESPHSLFDSNLATFNKDASFNQNASAGFIEIYNLAQKTYRRLHQK; encoded by the coding sequence ATGGAAACGACATTTACCTATCAAAAAATTGCATCTCACGAAGCCCGCAAGGGAACCTTTGATACATGCGTATTACTCTATTCCGGCGGGTTGGATACGTCCATTATGCTCAAATGGATTGCCGAGGCCTACAACTGTTCGATCGTGGCGCTGACCGTCGATGTCGGGCAACTGCATGAAGATCTTGAAGCCGTCAAAGCCAAGGCCATCAAACTTGGGGCCAAAGAAGCGGTCGTCGTCGATGCTCGTGAGGAATTTGCGGAAAAATTGTTATCGCGTGCCATTAAAGCCAACGCGGATTATCAGGGAGGATACCCCCTTTCCACCCCTCTTGCACGGGTCACGCTTTCGGAAATAGCCGTTCGTGTCGCCCAAGAACGTGGCATCAAGGTCATTGCCCATGGCTCCACGGGCAAAGGCAACGATCAGGTTCGTTTTGAAAATTACATTACGACGTTAGATGCCACCATGAAAGTTATCGCCCCGGTCCGCGAGTGGAGCATGGGGCGGGACGAACAGATTGACTATGCCAAACAACACGACATCCCGATTAAACAAAATAAACAATACCTGTACTCCCATGATGACAATATGTGGGGATCAACGAATGAAGGCGGAGACATTGAAAACCCGGCCTGCATTCCTGATCTCAACAAATTTCTCCAGGTTTGCGTTCCACCGGAGAAAGCCCCCGATGCAGCCGAAGTCCTCACTGTGGGTTTTTATAAGGGTGTTCCTTGTTCTATCAATGGGGAAGACCTTTCCCTGTCACAAGTTATCGAACAGGCGAATACCGTTGGCGCCCGACATGGGGTTGGCATTGTGCATTTAACGGAAGATCGACTGGTTGGGCTGAAGGTTCGCGGAGTGTATGAAGCTCCTGGCGCGGAGATTTTAATCAAGGCTCATTTCAATTTAGAAAAGTTGGTCAACACTCGCGACCTCAATGAACTAAAAAAACTTCTCGACGAAAAATGGGCATACATGTGTTACGGCGCAAAATGGTATGACCCTTCCATGGATGCCATTCACGCCTTCCAAGACTCCGCCAACCAATATGTCAATGGAACCGTCAAAGTGAAGCTCTACAAAGGGAAGGCCGAGGTTGTCGCTATGGAATCACCCCACTCCCTATTTGATAGCAACTTGGCGACCTTTAATAAGGATGCAAGTTTCAACCAGAATGCGTCCGCGGGTTTTATTGAAATTTACAATTTGGCGCAAAAAACCTATCGACGATTACATCAAAAATAA
- a CDS encoding V-type H(+)-translocating pyrophosphatase has product MMAVTTILALSLLGLVIAFFYSSSVQKIPIDMGVDDADTRQRLKKIHSAIATGAMAFLKQEYKFMAIFMVVFAAVIALLIDDHHTDYVNEGVYTAVAFIFGSIISIASGFIGMKIATQGNVRTTVSANKSLSAAFNVALHSGAVMGFGLVSLATLGMLLIYLLLKSIMPEQLPTHILMEVIAGFGLGGSSIALFARVGGGIFTKAADVGADLVGKVEAGIPEDDPRNPAVIADNVGDNVGDVAGMGADLFGSCAESTCAAMVISAVAFSGMVDALLYPIVISAVGIPISLLTLMLIKVNTEEQVGPALKKMLIISSGLTAVAMFFVTKLMIPETFLIAGETYTSVGVYFCFLAGLVAGLAVGLMTEYYTAHEYAPVREVAQSCETGAATNIIFGLALGYKSAVGPYLAIALAIYFPWMLAGMYGVAIASLGMLGTLVIALTIDAYGPVSDNAGGIAEMAGMPEHVRKRTDVLDAAGNTTAAIGKGFAIGAAILTSLALFAAFLTRADLLLKEQNGPQYDLLGSINLLDPLVYTGLFIGAVLPAYFSAMTMKSVGSAAYKMIEEVRRQFKSIPGLMEGKAEADYEQCVAISTQAALKEMIAPGILIMGTPLLVGFLFDIQAVAGVLAGSLVAGGVIAISSSNSGGAWDNAKKYIEAGNLGGKGTEVHKAAVVGDTVGDPLKDTSGPSLNILIKLSAILSLVFVPFFVQYGGLLVR; this is encoded by the coding sequence ATCATGGCGGTAACAACAATTTTGGCCCTGTCCCTTCTTGGACTTGTCATTGCGTTTTTTTATTCTTCGTCAGTCCAAAAAATTCCCATTGATATGGGGGTGGATGATGCGGATACCAGACAACGTTTAAAGAAAATCCACTCAGCCATTGCCACTGGTGCCATGGCTTTCCTCAAACAGGAATATAAATTCATGGCCATCTTTATGGTGGTCTTTGCGGCGGTGATTGCGTTGCTCATTGATGATCATCATACGGACTATGTCAATGAAGGGGTTTACACAGCCGTTGCCTTTATTTTTGGATCGATCATTTCCATCGCCTCGGGTTTCATCGGGATGAAAATTGCCACGCAAGGCAATGTTCGGACTACGGTCTCTGCCAATAAGTCACTGTCCGCTGCCTTTAATGTGGCGTTGCATTCAGGGGCGGTCATGGGGTTTGGATTGGTGAGTTTGGCCACTTTGGGAATGCTCCTGATTTATCTTCTGCTGAAAAGTATTATGCCTGAACAACTTCCGACGCATATTCTCATGGAGGTCATCGCGGGCTTTGGTCTAGGTGGGTCTTCCATTGCCTTGTTTGCGCGGGTGGGTGGTGGCATTTTCACCAAAGCGGCGGATGTGGGAGCTGATCTCGTCGGTAAAGTCGAAGCCGGTATTCCGGAAGATGATCCACGTAATCCTGCAGTGATTGCAGATAACGTAGGCGATAATGTTGGCGATGTGGCTGGTATGGGAGCCGACCTCTTTGGCTCCTGCGCGGAAAGTACTTGCGCAGCCATGGTGATTAGCGCGGTGGCATTCTCTGGCATGGTTGATGCCCTGTTGTATCCAATTGTCATCTCAGCAGTCGGCATTCCTATTAGCCTTTTGACTTTGATGTTGATTAAAGTGAATACCGAAGAACAGGTTGGGCCAGCGCTCAAAAAGATGCTGATCATCTCCAGTGGCTTGACTGCGGTTGCAATGTTTTTTGTTACCAAGTTGATGATTCCTGAAACTTTTCTCATTGCGGGTGAAACCTATACGAGCGTCGGCGTGTATTTTTGTTTCTTAGCTGGACTCGTTGCCGGACTGGCGGTGGGTTTGATGACCGAATACTACACGGCTCATGAATATGCCCCAGTGAGGGAAGTCGCGCAATCGTGCGAAACCGGGGCTGCCACGAATATTATTTTTGGCTTGGCCCTAGGCTATAAGAGCGCAGTAGGCCCCTATCTCGCGATTGCGCTGGCCATTTATTTTCCCTGGATGTTAGCGGGAATGTATGGCGTGGCCATCGCATCCCTTGGAATGTTAGGAACGCTGGTGATCGCGCTTACGATCGATGCCTATGGTCCAGTGTCTGATAATGCTGGGGGGATTGCGGAAATGGCTGGTATGCCGGAACATGTGCGCAAACGGACCGATGTACTCGACGCCGCTGGGAATACGACTGCCGCTATCGGGAAGGGGTTTGCTATTGGGGCCGCTATCCTGACATCTTTGGCTCTCTTTGCCGCATTTTTGACTCGAGCAGATTTATTACTGAAGGAACAAAACGGGCCACAGTATGATCTGTTAGGCAGCATCAATCTCCTAGATCCTTTGGTTTATACGGGTTTATTTATTGGTGCGGTTCTTCCCGCCTATTTCTCCGCCATGACCATGAAGTCCGTGGGCTCTGCGGCGTATAAAATGATTGAAGAAGTGCGACGTCAGTTCAAATCCATTCCTGGGCTGATGGAGGGAAAGGCCGAAGCGGATTACGAACAATGTGTGGCAATTTCCACGCAAGCCGCGTTGAAGGAAATGATTGCCCCAGGGATTTTGATCATGGGGACTCCGCTGCTTGTCGGATTCCTTTTCGATATTCAAGCTGTGGCGGGCGTACTCGCCGGATCTCTGGTGGCGGGTGGAGTCATTGCCATTTCTTCCTCCAATAGTGGAGGTGCGTGGGATAATGCAAAGAAATATATTGAAGCCGGAAATCTTGGCGGCAAGGGGACGGAAGTTCACAAGGCCGCGGTAGTCGGGGATACCGTTGGCGATCCGTTGAAAGATACTTCCGGTCCTTCGTTGAATATTCTGATCAAACTTTCAGCGATTCTGTCTTTGGTCTTCGTCCCATTTTTCGTCCAGTATGGTGGGTTGCTCGTTCGATAA
- a CDS encoding pseudouridine synthase, whose product MSEKLSAMTTKPTLILNKPYGVLSCFTDELRRPTLAEYISVPDVYAAGRLDLDSEGLLLLTADGMLAHRLTDPEHKLPKVYLVQVERIPDATALDQLRNGVVIRGRTTRPAHIQLLEEPPNFWDRPVPIRFRKSVPTSWLEMTITEGMNRQIRRMTAAVGNPTLRIIRIAIGGLKLGDLMPGEYREVTKDEMKTLFTGF is encoded by the coding sequence ATGAGCGAGAAACTTTCAGCGATGACAACAAAGCCAACATTGATCCTGAATAAACCCTATGGCGTGTTGTCGTGTTTTACCGATGAGCTGAGGCGTCCCACGTTGGCTGAATATATTTCCGTGCCAGACGTGTATGCCGCTGGGCGGTTGGATTTGGATAGCGAAGGCCTTCTTCTTCTCACGGCTGATGGCATGCTGGCGCATCGATTAACCGACCCTGAACATAAGCTTCCCAAAGTGTATCTTGTTCAAGTCGAACGCATTCCAGACGCGACGGCCTTGGATCAACTTCGGAATGGTGTGGTCATTCGAGGCCGAACAACTCGTCCGGCTCATATTCAGCTTTTAGAGGAACCACCGAATTTTTGGGATCGACCTGTTCCCATCCGGTTTCGAAAATCCGTACCGACTTCATGGTTGGAAATGACAATTACAGAAGGCATGAATCGTCAAATCCGCCGAATGACTGCAGCGGTAGGAAATCCGACATTGCGGATCATTCGGATCGCCATTGGTGGGCTGAAACTCGGGGACTTAATGCCTGGGGAATATCGAGAGGTGACCAAAGACGAAATGAAGACATTATTCACAGGATTCTAA
- the hflK gene encoding FtsH protease activity modulator HflK, translating to MSWEPKDPWGQQGGSDPLDDVLKKAQDQWQRMMPNKGMKTIILIVVAVLALSQAVFKVEPDEEGLVKRFGDVVRTVGPGPHLKVPFIETVVTPKVEKLHRIEVGFRTNDRGRTQIVPQEALMLTGDMNILSVEFIIQYKISKARDYLFNVADIEETIRKAAEASMREVVGKNKIDEVLTVGKAEIQQKTQDLLQGILDQYEGGTQIASVQLLDVNPPQKVAKFFKDVASAKEEREQLINQAHGYRNDIIPKAKGQAAQDINQAKGFAQSRLARAEGEANHFLQTLEEYRKGKNVIGKRVYIETMEEVLSNVDKIILDSKASGNVLPYLPLDRMKRFPKSNSQATP from the coding sequence ATGTCCTGGGAACCTAAAGATCCGTGGGGACAACAAGGCGGTTCAGACCCGTTAGATGATGTCCTCAAAAAAGCTCAAGACCAATGGCAGAGAATGATGCCCAACAAGGGCATGAAAACTATCATTCTCATAGTCGTGGCCGTTCTTGCACTTTCGCAAGCGGTGTTTAAGGTCGAACCCGACGAAGAAGGTCTGGTGAAACGGTTTGGAGACGTGGTTCGGACCGTTGGACCAGGGCCACATCTTAAAGTCCCATTTATTGAAACCGTGGTCACCCCCAAAGTCGAAAAACTTCACCGGATAGAAGTGGGATTTCGCACCAACGATCGCGGCCGCACACAAATCGTACCCCAAGAAGCATTAATGTTGACCGGAGATATGAATATTCTGTCTGTGGAATTCATTATCCAATACAAAATCAGCAAAGCCAGGGACTATCTTTTCAATGTCGCTGACATAGAAGAAACCATACGCAAGGCCGCAGAAGCCTCCATGCGGGAAGTCGTTGGCAAAAACAAGATCGATGAAGTCCTCACCGTCGGAAAAGCGGAAATTCAACAAAAGACCCAAGACCTGCTTCAAGGAATACTCGATCAATATGAAGGTGGAACACAGATTGCCTCAGTTCAGCTCTTGGATGTAAATCCGCCTCAAAAAGTTGCCAAGTTCTTTAAAGATGTGGCCAGTGCGAAAGAAGAGCGAGAACAGCTCATCAATCAAGCCCACGGCTATCGAAACGATATTATTCCGAAAGCCAAAGGGCAAGCTGCACAAGACATTAACCAAGCCAAGGGATTTGCACAATCCCGCCTCGCACGTGCCGAAGGTGAAGCCAATCACTTTTTGCAAACATTGGAAGAATACCGAAAAGGCAAAAACGTCATTGGGAAACGCGTCTATATCGAAACCATGGAAGAAGTGCTCTCCAATGTCGATAAAATTATTCTGGACTCCAAGGCATCTGGCAATGTGTTGCCGTATTTGCCATTGGATCGGATGAAAAGATTTCCAAAATCTAATTCACAGGCGACACCATAA
- the hflC gene encoding protease modulator HflC, whose translation MKQNLILGILGVIVLLIMMGASPFFILDLTQTAIVVQLGEPKRTVTEPGLKFKIPFVQEVTYFDKRLLDYDASAREVITQDKKTILIDNFAKWKIVDALRVYQAFQTQRGALQRLDDIIYSELRVELGRHELLEIVSANRLMIMAVVAERANKKASEYGLEVTDVRIKRADLPEQNAKAVFDRMQAERERIAKQYKAEGAEEAQKIRSEAEKDREIILAEAYKEAQEIRGEGEAKAFKIYADAYRQDPKYFEFVRSMEAYRKVFAKDTTMVLSPDSEFLRFLKKQ comes from the coding sequence ATGAAACAAAATCTTATTCTCGGCATATTAGGGGTTATCGTTCTCCTCATCATGATGGGGGCTTCTCCGTTCTTCATTTTAGACCTCACACAAACGGCCATTGTCGTGCAGTTGGGAGAACCTAAGCGTACAGTCACGGAACCCGGGCTCAAATTCAAAATTCCTTTTGTCCAAGAGGTCACGTATTTTGACAAACGGCTTCTCGACTACGATGCCTCTGCACGAGAGGTTATCACCCAAGACAAAAAAACCATTCTCATCGATAATTTCGCTAAATGGAAAATCGTTGACGCACTCCGCGTGTACCAAGCTTTTCAAACACAACGCGGGGCCTTGCAACGTTTAGACGATATCATCTATTCCGAACTTCGCGTGGAATTGGGACGGCATGAACTCTTAGAAATCGTCTCCGCCAACCGCTTAATGATTATGGCTGTTGTCGCCGAACGAGCCAATAAAAAAGCCTCTGAATACGGGCTAGAGGTAACGGATGTTCGCATCAAACGCGCAGACCTGCCTGAACAAAATGCCAAGGCCGTCTTTGATCGGATGCAAGCTGAGCGAGAACGGATCGCAAAACAATACAAAGCCGAAGGCGCAGAAGAAGCGCAGAAAATTCGATCAGAGGCGGAAAAAGATCGTGAAATTATTTTGGCCGAGGCCTACAAAGAGGCCCAAGAAATTCGCGGTGAAGGCGAAGCCAAAGCCTTCAAAATTTATGCGGATGCTTATCGGCAAGATCCAAAATACTTTGAATTTGTCCGATCGATGGAAGCCTATCGAAAGGTGTTCGCCAAAGACACCACCATGGTGCTCAGTCCCGATTCCGAGTTTTTACGCTTCCTCAAAAAACAGTAA
- a CDS encoding pentapeptide repeat-containing protein, which yields MANQEHLDLVLKGLEVWNKFRRTQPDILPDLSGADLSGYDFTRMDFTKVNFSGTDLSDAYLLQANLEEANLTDANLTEADILEANLIKAILTNATLQMTDLSGTGMVRANLTGANLSQANMTRTALPWGILRGCTLTKANLKMADLREADLTEADLSHANLQDASLTGTIFQRANLQSAKNLIVELLGKSKTLHQAHLDPEIKDEIEKNFSYLLCE from the coding sequence ATGGCAAATCAAGAACATCTTGACCTGGTCCTCAAAGGACTGGAAGTCTGGAATAAATTTCGGCGTACACAGCCGGACATCCTTCCCGACCTCAGTGGCGCGGATCTCTCGGGCTACGATTTCACAAGAATGGATTTTACGAAGGTGAATTTTTCTGGGACGGACCTTTCTGATGCGTATTTGCTTCAAGCCAATCTCGAAGAAGCCAATTTGACCGACGCGAATCTCACCGAAGCCGATATCCTTGAAGCCAATCTCATCAAAGCTATCCTCACCAATGCCACACTCCAAATGACCGACCTCAGTGGGACGGGCATGGTTCGCGCAAACCTCACAGGAGCCAACCTCTCCCAAGCAAACATGACTCGAACTGCTCTGCCTTGGGGTATTTTGCGTGGCTGCACACTTACCAAGGCCAATCTAAAAATGGCCGACCTTCGTGAAGCCGACCTCACCGAAGCTGATCTTTCCCATGCCAATCTTCAAGACGCCTCACTCACTGGCACGATCTTTCAACGCGCAAATCTCCAATCCGCCAAAAATTTAATCGTAGAACTACTGGGAAAATCAAAAACACTCCACCAAGCCCATCTGGATCCCGAGATCAAAGATGAAATTGAAAAAAACTTTTCCTACTTGCTTTGCGAATAG
- a CDS encoding HEAT repeat domain-containing protein, whose translation MSSQSFSHIVTALLITLAVGLLSPTFIQAQAQQELKKTYTPEEKDNLKAIHTILLGGKVTTWLDYEYPIYDPVSNLKGRLEEVGFHIVFDPEEPHDAILFLEYTETPSGTFRALEQGTAVTFNTTVYHPKVGIIASNHFEAEPSEVPIGGLYWDTIGNLEGDPLFFFQAQILKAWLTNQTDAGTVLMKMVRRPYTDTNFEQPYEQPGPAFVRRVARINAIRAIGALEDPQAQKTLWELTKVATPEERSVAVQVLGSIGNASFVPKLSLLAERDLDLNVQNAAQEAIRNIETGQ comes from the coding sequence ATGAGCAGTCAGTCATTTAGTCATATTGTCACAGCTCTGCTTATTACCTTGGCAGTCGGTCTGCTCTCCCCCACCTTCATACAAGCCCAAGCTCAACAAGAACTTAAAAAGACCTATACTCCTGAAGAAAAAGATAACCTCAAGGCCATTCACACGATTTTGCTTGGTGGAAAAGTCACGACCTGGTTAGATTATGAGTATCCGATTTATGATCCCGTTTCAAATTTGAAAGGGAGACTGGAGGAAGTCGGATTCCACATTGTCTTCGATCCAGAAGAACCCCATGATGCCATCTTGTTTCTTGAATATACAGAAACACCCAGTGGCACTTTCCGTGCATTGGAACAAGGAACAGCGGTGACGTTCAACACCACCGTCTATCACCCGAAGGTCGGCATCATCGCTTCGAATCATTTCGAAGCCGAACCAAGCGAAGTTCCAATTGGGGGCCTCTATTGGGATACCATTGGTAACCTCGAAGGAGACCCGTTGTTCTTTTTTCAGGCCCAAATTCTGAAAGCTTGGCTCACCAACCAAACAGATGCTGGCACGGTCCTCATGAAAATGGTGCGTCGTCCGTATACTGACACGAACTTTGAACAACCCTACGAGCAGCCGGGACCAGCCTTTGTGCGAAGGGTCGCACGGATTAACGCCATACGGGCAATAGGTGCTCTTGAAGATCCCCAGGCGCAAAAAACGCTATGGGAATTGACGAAGGTTGCGACGCCAGAGGAACGATCAGTGGCCGTGCAAGTGCTAGGCAGCATTGGCAACGCCTCGTTTGTTCCAAAACTCTCGCTCCTCGCGGAAAGGGACCTGGATCTTAATGTGCAAAATGCCGCACAAGAAGCTATTCGGAATATTGAAACAGGCCAATAA
- a CDS encoding GTP-binding protein, which translates to MSDPFPVPLTGIPALVVSGFLGSGKTTLVQHLLKDAQQKGLRLAVVSNEFGALGIDQALLGAQGSNAYVELEGGCVCCKLSDELVNTLQQLWIEVRPDRIVVETSGVALPFDTLLNFWREPVSNWVGDCIAVVVVNAEQVADERDLEGTFEQQVSSADLLILNKVDLVGTDHLGRIEARLDHLAPGIPIIHATNASVSPEVLFTPDNDMNAKRNVDGHGPHTHEAFESEEVQLEPGAHPDSIISQIVSHKALRAKGFVQTSQGLRLLQGVGTRIDLIESPIDPPDHLLGRIIVIRRSHKPNSIH; encoded by the coding sequence ATGAGTGACCCGTTTCCAGTACCTCTAACAGGCATTCCAGCTCTCGTGGTGTCGGGGTTTTTAGGCTCAGGTAAAACAACTCTTGTGCAGCATCTTCTAAAAGATGCTCAGCAAAAAGGCTTGCGGTTGGCAGTAGTCTCGAACGAATTCGGCGCCCTAGGCATTGATCAGGCCCTTCTTGGAGCCCAAGGGTCGAATGCTTATGTCGAACTCGAAGGGGGGTGCGTTTGCTGCAAATTGTCAGATGAATTGGTCAACACATTGCAGCAGTTGTGGATAGAAGTTCGGCCAGACCGTATCGTTGTCGAAACCTCCGGGGTGGCGTTGCCCTTCGATACACTCCTCAATTTTTGGCGGGAACCTGTCTCCAATTGGGTGGGCGATTGTATTGCGGTCGTGGTGGTCAATGCCGAACAAGTGGCCGACGAGCGCGATTTAGAGGGCACCTTTGAACAGCAGGTGTCGTCGGCGGATTTATTGATTCTTAATAAAGTGGATCTTGTGGGAACTGATCATCTTGGGCGAATTGAAGCACGGTTAGATCACTTGGCTCCCGGCATACCAATCATTCATGCAACTAATGCAAGTGTCTCACCCGAGGTATTGTTTACACCAGACAATGATATGAATGCTAAGCGGAACGTTGATGGACATGGACCTCATACGCACGAAGCTTTTGAATCTGAAGAAGTTCAATTGGAACCTGGAGCTCATCCTGACTCAATCATTAGCCAGATTGTTTCTCACAAAGCCCTGCGCGCTAAAGGCTTTGTCCAGACTTCTCAAGGCCTTCGCTTACTTCAGGGCGTGGGGACCCGAATTGATTTAATCGAATCTCCCATCGATCCTCCTGATCACCTGCTTGGGCGCATCATCGTTATTCGACGAAGCCATAAGCCAAACTCAATACACTAG
- a CDS encoding SIMPL domain-containing protein, giving the protein MKLPATILMVMMSVPFAWGNDAHVDPSILNVSARGTIQLAPDTAIVNFSVETAGESFEQVVSDNRDRMERVMAALIALGIPEERIQTTSFDITPQYAPPPRRRSDEPIKYEPPKILGYTARNGLKAEVRDLVKVGAVADRALKAGANHFNGIQWIVRDQHPVYLQALAQAAKKAKEKAKILAQSLDVQLVGLLTVQEGGISVPELRRSYAKASMLMADGGAESSVPMSPGEIKVEAQVTLLYKIGPTQGMTDVP; this is encoded by the coding sequence ATGAAACTTCCGGCCACGATTCTAATGGTCATGATGTCCGTGCCATTTGCCTGGGGGAATGATGCACACGTTGACCCTTCCATCTTGAATGTCTCGGCCCGAGGAACGATTCAGTTGGCACCCGACACCGCCATTGTCAATTTTTCTGTCGAAACTGCGGGAGAGTCCTTTGAACAAGTTGTGAGTGATAATCGGGATCGTATGGAACGGGTAATGGCGGCGCTTATTGCTCTGGGTATACCTGAAGAGCGTATTCAAACTACTTCATTTGATATTACCCCCCAATATGCCCCACCCCCTCGGCGTCGGTCTGATGAGCCTATCAAATATGAGCCACCCAAAATTCTTGGCTATACTGCGCGGAATGGACTCAAGGCTGAAGTGCGAGATTTGGTCAAGGTGGGGGCCGTGGCTGATCGGGCCTTAAAAGCTGGAGCGAATCATTTTAATGGAATCCAATGGATCGTGCGTGATCAACATCCCGTGTACCTCCAGGCCTTAGCCCAAGCGGCCAAGAAGGCCAAGGAAAAAGCAAAAATCCTTGCACAGTCTTTAGACGTTCAACTGGTAGGACTATTGACGGTGCAAGAAGGTGGGATATCGGTTCCGGAACTACGACGGTCCTATGCCAAAGCGAGTATGTTGATGGCTGATGGGGGAGCAGAATCCTCGGTCCCCATGTCGCCAGGTGAAATCAAAGTCGAAGCCCAGGTGACTCTGTTATATAAAATTGGTCCTACCCAAGGGATGACCGATGTGCCATAG